The Alligator mississippiensis isolate rAllMis1 chromosome 3, rAllMis1, whole genome shotgun sequence DNA window CAAAGGAGACAGTATTCTATATGAAATAATCACCTGCAAATGTATTTGAAAATCCTCATCCTCTGATTTCAGGCAGCTGCATAGGCTGCGAGCCAAGAGGAGAACATAGTTAAATGTGGCTTCCATTGCACTTGACCTTTTAAAGCTGAAATGGCCCAATGTCTCCTTCTCACTTTGTTTAAAGCCCAATCTGCTTTCAATCTTGTAAAAGCAAAGTTCACGGATGGAGAAATTTTAtgacaaaaaatgtaaatgctTGAAAAATGGATTTAATGGAAATGCTGATGCAAGCTCAAATGCAGCGCTGCCAAAAGGCCAGATTAATAACAAATCACTCTTGGGAAGAGCGTTCCCATCTCATTCCaagggctgcttgcaggtggctgCAAGGCCTTTCTTTCGGGACTGCAACTGTTGGCTGTGCCACCCTTATGTCTCATCTCTTTGACCCCATTTCCTTTCCCAGCGCCAAGAGCCTCTTCCAAAAACATCACCATGGTTTTACGACTGCCGTGGGTCACTCCACAAAGACAGCAGCTGGGCGAGCAGGTTCAGCCAAAGCCAAGGGGCTGCAGAAGGGCACTGAtggagcagctggagtgggggagaagACCTAGGGCCTATGCATGGCACCACCATGCCCCGTAAGTCTCTCTGGCTCCCGTTacaggtgcaatgggatctgctCTACCATCTCAGTGGTGCCACCTGCCACGCTACACATACGGGACTGGAGATTAGCTGGTGGGATCAGGGGCCGGGGCCCAACAGCAGGGGGAGCGGATCTCAGGCAAGCTGGGTGCCAAGTCCCACCCGTGGGGCCGCCACGCGGGCCCGGTATGGCGCGAGGGGAACCAGCCGCAGCCTTTGCTCGCGGGGGTAATAAGGCTGCGGCGCCGCTGGCTGCTCCCGGGGGCGGGCGCTGCACGCGGCAGAAGGGGCTGAATCGCGCCCTGTCACGTCTGTCAGGGGCCGCGCAGCCGCCAGCCCGGCCGCCGCTGCAAGGCCCGGGGGGTCTCGCacgcggccgccgccgccgcccaccTGCCCGCCGCCGGCTCCTTGGCCGCACCGCTTTCCCCCGCCCGGCCGCGCGTGCGGCTCCGCGGGCTGCTGACGGGCCGCGCACCCGGCCAATCGCGCGCCGCCGGGGGTGGGCACAGAACACAGAACgcaaccccctcccccgccatTCAGGCTCTCGCGGCTCTgcgggagagagagaggggaggggagggaccgCGGCACCTCCCCGCCCTCGCCTATTGGCTGAGGGAGGCGGCCCGGCGGCCAATCAGGAGAGCGAGCTGTGGTGGGGGGCGTGGCGGGCCGCTCTGTGCCGCGTGGGGTAGCGGCACTGGCCGCGCCCCGACCCCTCCCCCGGGTAAGAGGCGAAGCGTGGGAACGCGCTGGGGTAGACGTCGCCGACGCCAGTGCTGCTGTTGCCGCCGCGCCTCGGGGCGCGCTCggtccctgcccgcccggccccggctccggctccggctcccggCGGCATGAAGCGGACGCACGCGGACTTCAGCTCGTCGGACAGCGAAGAGCTGGACGAGCCCATCGAGGTGGAGAAGGAGAGCGCCGACGAGCAAGGGTGAGCCcgcgccccctccctccccgcctgccCGCCCCCGCCGCGGCTCGGCCCTCACCCTCCCCGCGCTCCCTTACAGCACCCTGAGCCCGGCCGCGGGGGCGCTGTCGCCTGCCACTGCCTCACAGATCCTGGCCAGGAAGCGGCGCCGAGGGGTGAGTGTCCCTTGGCCCCCGGTCCCCGGCCCTTGCCCCCGGCCCCAATCCCAGTCCCTATCCCAGGCTCGCTCCGCGTCTCCCCCGCAGATCATCGAGAAGCGGCGCCGCGACCGCATCAACAACAGCCTGTCGGAGCTGCGGAGGCTGGTGCCCAGCGCCTTCGAGAAGCAGGTCAGtgacccccagccccttccccggcTGCGCGTCCGGCTGCCGGCTGCTTTCCCCGGGTTTcacccccccatgtcccctcccGCAGGGATCGGCCAAGTTGGAGAAGGCGGAGATCCTGCAGATGACCGTGGATCACCTGAAGATGCTGCACACGGCCGGTGGGAAAGGTAAGGTCCGCTCGGGTGGGGGCGGCAGGAGGAAAGGTCATGAGCTGCACCCCCCAGCTGTGGATGTGGCATTTGGGGTGGGGAGTAGTTCAAGCTCCTGCTTGTGTGCTCTGAGAGAAGCATAGCCTGTCTGGGGACTGCTTGGTACTTGCCTGTGTGAGCTCCTTCAAAAGGCTCAGTTGCAGCCTGTAGACACTTATTCTTTGGGGCAGTGGCCTGCCCTCCCTCTCTCTAAGGTTAGTCaaagagaagtggggctggaagggacccccagaggtcaaCTAGTGCCACACCCCAGTTGTGGCAGCCCTGTGACTGTCAGCCCCTTGGAAACCCTTTTCTCGTGTGTGGTCTTTCTGTTTCTCAGCACCTTTGCAAattctggagaaggaaaggcgTGGGGAAAAGGGGTCTCCGTGTCACCGGCCAGAAGGGTCAGAGAGGGGCACCAACCCAGGCGGCTGTGGGcagagcctgggcaggccgggagCTAGACTGTAAATCCCCCTAGGATAAGCTGCACGTGTGTCATCTGTTCTGTGGAGATTTCACCGTCCTGTGGCTTTGCTGccatcggggggtggggggagacgcAGAAAACAAGTGTTTTCTTTGCCTGGTCATGGGCCATGTCAGTTTGCATGTGGCAAGCCGAGACTCTCAGCACCACAACACGGGTGTTAGAAAAGAAAAGCTTGTTAGACCCTAGATAGGGCTGGAAAACTACCCTATGGTTAGGAAGGCTATAATAGCATAACCAGCATGATCAAAGGAAGTGTGCTTGCAGGGGAGGGTGTAATGTCGGAATGAATGGAAACCACATCTTAACGCACcactttttttccaccccccctccTTTCTTTCAGGCTATTTTGATGCCCATGCTCTTGCTATGGACTATCGAAGTTTAGGGTTTCGAGAGTGCCTGGCTGAAGTTGCCCGGTACCTTAGTATTATTGAGGGCTTGGACGCTTCTGATCCTCTTCGAGTTCGACTAGTGTCTCACCTGAATAATTATGCCTCTCAACGGGAAGCAGCAAGCAGTGTACATGCTGGCATTGGACATATTCCTTGGGGCAGTGCCTTTGGACATCACCCTCACATCTCTCACCCATTACTACTGCCTCAGAATGGGCATGGTAACACCAGTACCACAGCGTCTTCCACAGAACCACATCACCAGAGCAGAATTGCTGCTCATGCTGAAACGTCTTCACTGAGAGTGCCCCCTAATGGCAGCattggatctctgctccctgtggtcACCTCTACTTCCAAACTGTCTCCGCCTCTGCTGTCCTCCATGGCATCTCTGTCTGCGTTCCCCTTTTCGTTTGGTCCATTCCATCTGTTGTCCCCTAACGCACTCAGCCCATCTGCACCAACGCAGTCAGCAAACCTGGGCAAACCCTACAGACCATGGGGGACTGAGATTGGAGCTTTCTAAGGACTCATGATTTAGtctggggtcagggggaaagggtcTAATAATCCAGCTGAGCTGGGTTTATGCCAGTTTCAATTTTAAGTTCTTATATAACTGAGACAAAGGTACCGTTTCAACTTTAAAAATTTGTCTAAAAGCTGAAGTGCTTCaggcttttgtttcctttttgtattagtgttttttgttttttgttttttttaatttagttgcTGAAGCTTGTccaaaaattaaattgaaatagtggATGTTAACACTTATGATAGGTTTGTGTGGAATGTTCAACTCACTCTGTAAACAGTTTGTCTCAAATGATTCCATTTTGGCTAAGTACCGTggacccttttattttttttaaagtttagtgTATTTCTGTCTATTGTTAGCaacaacttttgttttgttttgctttacttTTCCAAAACCACTATTCTCAGCATTAACATAAACTGtgttttttgttaatattttgaCAGTAAGATGCTCTATAAGGAAATTCTTTTGTAAACTATATTCTGAGTTTTATATTTCTGAACAAAGCGTTGACAAATCAGATTGAGCAGCTTTATACAAGAGTTCTGTGTTCACTGCAGTGGTTAGGTGTCTGGTGGTCTTAACCTATTCTCCTGTGGAGTTTTATCCACATCAAAGAACCGCTGCACTATTTCTTTTGGCATAAAGGGCAGCTTTTGCTCAAGAGCAGACTCTACAATAGCAAGGGTGCTACTGACCAAGAACAAGTTGAATTTGTGTGGATTTAATGTGGGACCTTGGAAAGGAACATATAAGATTACCTGCAATTTTCCTGACCAGTGCCAGTTCCTGACCAGAGCATCCTAACTTCATGGGCCTAGATGGCAGCCTTTGTCACCATAACACAATTCTGTTACCTTTATTTTTAACTGAGATCACAAACTGCCTTTAATACGCTTCAAATTTACATCTAAAATGAGTTGTGGTGGTATTTAAACAGCCAGTGGAGTGGTACAGTGGGAACTTGTTCAATGCATAAACTTGTTACTTAACAAATGTATTCTCTTAAATGGTCAATTTTCTAGTGTATTTTACTTTTGAGGAGCACTCCAATGTGGTTCCTCATGTTTTATAAAGGTTCTACTACATTCTTGTATatattttggtttggtttcatGAGACTTGCATTCTGAACAGGTTTATTCTTTAGTGGATTCCACTGAATTGGGTTTGATTTTGCTCTTGTACTTGTGTTGTGGCTAAATAAAGGAGAAAGAACTAAGTGTTGAATTCACATGTTTGTCTGATATGTCAGTAAAGAAACCTATTGCTCCAGGTATTATGGGGGGAGGGGttcgggtttttttgttttttttttttggtctcttaGATGGTACCATGAGCCTTTCTACTGCCACTTAGTATGTTGTGCTTTGTCCTGGAAAAAGGTTTAACAGAATTAGTCTTAAgattgctttttttaaatgcattattttCTCTTGATTGCCAAGTCCCCAAGTATAAGAGTAGAGAGGCCAGCACAAGCTGGAGCGGAGGATGAAGTTGACCTGGCCAGCATTTGAatgcttttacattttttaagttAATATTTGAAAACCCTTCAATGCCTAATTTGTGAGAGTTTTATCTTGCCTAATTTTCTAAGGAGTGACCAAGTGGGTGAAATCTTTGCAGATAAATTTTTAAGTTCAATTAACATCTATCATGGGTACAAAGCAGGGCCTTTTACTGCAATGTTAATACTATGTGCAGCTTGTACACTTGTACTGAATGTAATAATATCATGGTATGTATGTGCAAATACGTCTTTCTACAAAAATCCAGGTCCTGTTCCTTCCTATTGCTAACATTCTGGACTTCAGCACCTGCCAAGCTTGAAGTCCCCAGATGAGGAATTTTTAATTCTTACCCACGCATTTGAATATGGTGCATAATTCTGTCTGGAAATGGTACATCTTTCATCTGGGTTGACTGCCAGAATAGTGGCAAAGTACTCTGCCCCTTGGGAACGGAGTGCCTTGTTGTTTAAAAGGGGCGCTCTAGCCAATTAAGGAGTGGCTTTGACTAAGGGTTGTCTAGGCTTCCTCAGAAGAAGAGTTAGCTTGAGGCTTGGGAATAGTAAGAAGGAAATTGGGTCCATAACCTTTTcctgggctgccaggctggggggaatCGTTGCTAGACACAAAGGCAAGGAAAGCAAAATTGACTTGCAGGTGGAAGTATGTAGTTTGCTGCCACAGAAGTTATGGAATGTAggatgtctgcatgtgcatgaaAGAAGCAGCTGAAAAATCAGATCCTGGTTTCTCTTTCACAGATGTCACTTGTGTAATTATGCTCTACCTTGTCCCTACTATGTTTGCTACCACATTAATAAATCCCACTATTATTCAGAAAAGCCTTTAAATGTTAATAAActaaattgattcaaagcctctTAATGCTTATTTAATTCACATAAAAATGCCTGTGCCTGTTTCTAAATCGATGGGAAGAATTCCAGGTTACGTTTTAAATGTGTTACATTGGTATTTGTATCTTAAGCTAGTGTGGGCTCTTCCTGTTACTGAAAACAGAAGTAGTGAAAAGCATTGCTTCTTCTCACTTTCTGAAAGTAATGTATTTCTTAGAGGTTCAGAGCCCACCAACAGTGCTTTCACAGTAGGATGGCATTATATCAAGGAATGTTGCAGTCATGGTGTATAGAACTTCATGAAAGCCCAACTGGCAGGGAAAGGATGCAGCAGGTTCCAAAAGAGGAGAAACTAGTCTGTATGCTAGCAAACTTGGGTTCTATATCTAGCTGTACCACCAACCTGAGCAAGTTACTTAAATTTTCCTTTTTCCCTAGCTGGAAAATGGAGATAGCTTGTCAATGTTAGTACATGTTGCTAAGATCTCTAGATGAAAATGATTATATAAGCAGTAACCACTATTATTTCTACAAAGTATATTTTCCCCATGCTCCATGGGATGACATGAAATGAGAACCTTATCAGGACAAACAGGAAAGGCAAAATAAGCTTAGGCTGAGAGAGACTTATGTTGCTGCACACTAGCAACTGGTGGCTGGTCAGGATGATG harbors:
- the HEY1 gene encoding hairy/enhancer-of-split related with YRPW motif protein 1 isoform X1, encoding MKRTHADFSSSDSEELDEPIEVEKESADEQGTLSPAAGALSPATASQILARKRRRGVSVPWPPVPGPCPRPQSQSLSQARSASPPQIIEKRRRDRINNSLSELRRLVPSAFEKQGSAKLEKAEILQMTVDHLKMLHTAGGKGYFDAHALAMDYRSLGFRECLAEVARYLSIIEGLDASDPLRVRLVSHLNNYASQREAASSVHAGIGHIPWGSAFGHHPHISHPLLLPQNGHGNTSTTASSTEPHHQSRIAAHAETSSLRVPPNGSIGSLLPVVTSTSKLSPPLLSSMASLSAFPFSFGPFHLLSPNALSPSAPTQSANLGKPYRPWGTEIGAF
- the HEY1 gene encoding hairy/enhancer-of-split related with YRPW motif protein 1 isoform X2; protein product: MKRTHADFSSSDSEELDEPIEVEKESADEQGTLSPAAGALSPATASQILARKRRRGIIEKRRRDRINNSLSELRRLVPSAFEKQGSAKLEKAEILQMTVDHLKMLHTAGGKGYFDAHALAMDYRSLGFRECLAEVARYLSIIEGLDASDPLRVRLVSHLNNYASQREAASSVHAGIGHIPWGSAFGHHPHISHPLLLPQNGHGNTSTTASSTEPHHQSRIAAHAETSSLRVPPNGSIGSLLPVVTSTSKLSPPLLSSMASLSAFPFSFGPFHLLSPNALSPSAPTQSANLGKPYRPWGTEIGAF